A region of the Pseudarthrobacter phenanthrenivorans Sphe3 genome:
GCCCCGATAAGAAGGCTTGGTGGCCGTATTGGCTGACAGCAGCGCTCCGAAGAACCCCAACCAGCGGATGCCCGCCAAGGCAGCGGCGAAAGGCAGCCTGGACACGCCCCTGAGCGGGCGCCAACGGATCCTGCCCAAGCTCTCCCCCGATCCGGACGCCTTCGGCCATGCCACCGAGGGCTTCGCCCGCTTCATGGGCACCCCGCAGTTCCTGGTCTATATGACGGTCTTCGTGGTCGTCTGGCTGGCCTGGAACACGTGGGCGCCGCTGGCCTGGCAGTTCGACTCCCGCGACCTCGGGTTCACCCTCCTCACCCTGATGCTGTCACTCCAGGCCTCCTACGCCGCACCGCTGTTGCTGCTGGCCCAGAACCGGCAGGACGACCGTGACCGGGTCTCGCTCCAGCAGGACCGCCAGCGGGCCGAGCGCAATCTCTCGGACACCGAGTACCTGACGCGCGAACTCGCGTCCCTGCGGATTGCGCTGCGCGAAGTTGCCACGCGTGACTACGTCCGTGCCGAGCTTCGTTCGCTGCTTGAGGACATGCTGGAAGCCCAGGAGGAGCTCCGCGCCCACGAACCGGACGGGCCGGGCCAGCACGAGTCCCCGCGCGACAAGGTGAGGGAAAAGCTCAAGGAACAGCGTGAGCGGCAGCGTAACCCCCGCACCCAGCAGATTCCCCGGGTCAAGCCCGGCCATTCAACCCAGGACCGTTAATGAGTGAACCCACCGCCAACCCTGCGTTGGCCGAGGCAGTCACCGCTGCCCTGGCCACCGTCATTGACCCCGAACTCCGCCGGCCCATCACCGAATTGGGCATGGTGGATTCGCTCAGCGTTTCCGGGGACGGCAAGGTCAGCCTGGTTGTCCTGCTGACCATTGCCGGCTGCCCCTTGCGGGACACCATTACCGGCGATGCCACCAGGGCGCTGCTGGCAGTTCCTGGCGTGGCCGGAGTCGATGTTCAGCTGAAGGTGATGAGCCAGGAACAGCGCGATGCGCTCAAGGAGATGCTCCGCGGCGCCGGGGGCAAACGCGGCATTCCGTTCAACGAGCCGGACTCCCTGACCAGGGTATATGCGGTGGCCAGCGGCAAGGGCGGCGTGGGAAAGTCTTCGGTGACCGTGAACCTTGCCTGCGCACTTGCCGCACAGGGGCTGCGGGTGGGGATTGTGGACGCTGACGTCTACGGCTTCTCGGTGCCTGCGCTGATGGGCATCACGCAGGCGCCCACCCGCGTGGATGACATGATCCTGCCGCCGGTTGCGTACGGCGTGAAGGTCATCTCCATCGGCATGTTCGTCAGTGGCAACCAGCCGGTGGCCTGGCGCGGGCCCATGCTGCACCGCGCCCTGGAGCAGTTCCTCACGGACGTCTACTTCGGCGACCTGGACGCGTTGTTCCTGGACCTGCCGCCGGGCACCGGGGACATCGCCATTTCCGTGGCCCAGCTGCTGCCCAAGGCGGAGATCCTGGTGGTCACCAC
Encoded here:
- a CDS encoding DUF1003 domain-containing protein, which encodes MPAKAAAKGSLDTPLSGRQRILPKLSPDPDAFGHATEGFARFMGTPQFLVYMTVFVVVWLAWNTWAPLAWQFDSRDLGFTLLTLMLSLQASYAAPLLLLAQNRQDDRDRVSLQQDRQRAERNLSDTEYLTRELASLRIALREVATRDYVRAELRSLLEDMLEAQEELRAHEPDGPGQHESPRDKVREKLKEQRERQRNPRTQQIPRVKPGHSTQDR
- a CDS encoding Mrp/NBP35 family ATP-binding protein; this encodes MSEPTANPALAEAVTAALATVIDPELRRPITELGMVDSLSVSGDGKVSLVVLLTIAGCPLRDTITGDATRALLAVPGVAGVDVQLKVMSQEQRDALKEMLRGAGGKRGIPFNEPDSLTRVYAVASGKGGVGKSSVTVNLACALAAQGLRVGIVDADVYGFSVPALMGITQAPTRVDDMILPPVAYGVKVISIGMFVSGNQPVAWRGPMLHRALEQFLTDVYFGDLDALFLDLPPGTGDIAISVAQLLPKAEILVVTTPQAAAADVAERAGAIATQTGQKVAGVIENMSYLEMPDGGRMELFGSGGGAVLAERLSATVGSDVPLLGQIPLDIQLREGGDTGMPIVLGQSGTPAAAALSGIAGRLAAKPRGLAGMKLGLQPR